TCTGTCCAGCAGTGAACAAATTCCTAATGTTTTTAGTTTCTAAAGTATGCTTCAATTGCCAAGGATCAACCACATCGTATTCAATCGCATAACCAGGTCGCATTAGCTCCGCATCTTCAAGTCCAGCAATCGAATGTAACATTTTGAGCTGAATTTCCTCAGGCATTGAAGTTGAAAAGTCACCAACATAAACTTCATTAGTATCCTTACCTTCTGGTTCCAAGAAGATTTGGTGACGTGATTTATCAGCAAACCGAACTACCTTAGTTTCAATTGAAGGACAGTATCTAGGACCTACACCCTTAATTTGACCTGAAAACATTGGTGATCGTGTCAAATTTTCGTTGATAATCTGATGGGTCTTCTGGTTAGTATAGGTCATCCAACATGAGACCTGCTCTGTGAGATAATCTTCATCCCTACTAGTAAAAGAGAAATGTCGTGGTTCCTCATCCCCTGGTTCTTCTTCCGTTTTTGAATAATCGATTGTGTTACCGTTGACTCTGGGAGGCGTCCCTGTCTTAAAGCGACGCAATTTAAATCCTAAATCTTCAAGGTTTTCTGATAATTTTATTGCCGGAATTGTGTTATTCGGTCCAGATGAATAATTCAACTCGCCAATATAAATTCTACCTCGTGCTGAAGTTCCTGTAGTTAAAACCACACTTTTAGCTAGATAACTAGCACCAGTGTTGGTAACCACACCTTGACAAACGCCATCTTTAACTAATAACTTATCAACTGTCGCTTGGCGCAAAGTTAAATGTGGTGTATTTTCGATTACACTCTTCATTTGCTGATGATACTGCCACTTATCTGCTTGGGCCCGCAATGCACGTACAGCCGGACCTTTACCCGTATTTAACATGCGCATCTGAATATAAGTTGCATCGATATTTTTCCCCATTTGACCGCCTAAAGCATCAATTTCGCGTACAACGGTCCCTTTAGCTGGACCACCAACAGAAGGGTTACATGGCATAAAGGCCACCATATCCAAACTAATGGTTAACAGCAAAGTATTTTGTCCCATCTTGGCACTAGCAAGAGCTGCTTCACAACCCGCATGTCCTGAACCAACTACGATTACATCATAGTCATTCGAAGAATAATTCTTAATCATCCGTCTCTCCTATTTACCTAAACAAAATTGGCTAAATAACTCGTTGACTAATTCATCAGGGCTACTTTCACCCGTAATTTCACCTAAGGTATCCCAAGCGCCATTCAGATCAATCTGTACAATGTCAACTGGCACCTCATCATTAACCGCTATGATTACATCCTCAAGCTGCTTTTTGGCTTTTTGCAATAATCCGACTTGTCGCTGATTAGTCACTAATACTTCATCATTAGAATTTTCGATTCCATTAAAAAATAACTGCTTAATTGCGTCTTCAAGCTGTGTCAAATTCTGCTCTTGCAAAATTGAAGTGGCAATAACTTCGCTAGCTGTTGTTGTCTCAAGCTCTTCCTTATTTAGCTGCTGACCTAAATCAGTTTTATTGAGAATAATAATCCGTTTCTTATTAGCTGTTGCTGCAATTAGTTCTTGATCAGCTGGAGTTAAATCATGACTAGCATCAAGCAATAATAAAACTAAATCTGCCTGATCTAGCGCCTTTTTCGATCGTTCAACGCCAATTTTTTCTACCTTATTATCAGTTTGCCGAATTCCAGCAGTATCGATTAATTTAAGAGGAACGCCCTTCACTGAAACATACTCTTCCAACGTATCACGCGTAGTCCCAGCAACATCAGTAACAATTGCCTTATCACTTTTAGTTAAATAATTAAGCAAAGACGACTTTCCCACGTTAGGTTGCCCAATAATTGCTGTAGCTAAGCCGTTGCGCAAGGCAGTTCCTTCACTAGCAGTCGTTAATAACCGTTCTATTTTAGCAATAACTGATTTAGATACACCAGCCATTTGCTTAGCTGTAATCGTATCAGCATCATATTCTGGATAATCAATATTAACTTCAACATTAGCTAAAGTATCCAAAATTTCTTGCCGCATTGCTTGAATCTTGGTCAATAAGCCACCCTCAAGTTGCTTTTCTGCTACTTCACGTGCCTTATCAGTTTTGGCCCGCACAATATCCATCACACTTTCGGCTTGCGTTAAATCAATGCGTCCATTCATAAAAGCCCGTTTAGTAAATTCACCAGCATCAGCCATTCTAGCGCCATGACCCAGCAGTAATTGTAAAATGCGATTAGTCACTACAAT
This DNA window, taken from Lactobacillus sp. ESL0684, encodes the following:
- the mnmG gene encoding tRNA uridine-5-carboxymethylaminomethyl(34) synthesis enzyme MnmG, giving the protein MIKNYSSNDYDVIVVGSGHAGCEAALASAKMGQNTLLLTISLDMVAFMPCNPSVGGPAKGTVVREIDALGGQMGKNIDATYIQMRMLNTGKGPAVRALRAQADKWQYHQQMKSVIENTPHLTLRQATVDKLLVKDGVCQGVVTNTGASYLAKSVVLTTGTSARGRIYIGELNYSSGPNNTIPAIKLSENLEDLGFKLRRFKTGTPPRVNGNTIDYSKTEEEPGDEEPRHFSFTSRDEDYLTEQVSCWMTYTNQKTHQIINENLTRSPMFSGQIKGVGPRYCPSIETKVVRFADKSRHQIFLEPEGKDTNEVYVGDFSTSMPEEIQLKMLHSIAGLEDAELMRPGYAIEYDVVDPWQLKHTLETKNIRNLFTAGQMNGTSGYEEAAGQGLIAGINAALRAAGKAGFTLGRDEAYIGVLIDDLVTKGTEEPYRLLTSRAEYRLILRHDNADLRLTDYGYQLGLISEERYSKFTAKKAQITQAKRVLESITIHPTKEVQEYLQGIGEDELKAGLKADAFLRRPRVTIPDIEQLSGTSISSDRYVKEQIEINVKYAGYIKKEQQQIDRLHRQEAKKIPADLDYQAINGLATEARQKFEKIRPETLAQAERISGVNPADLAILSVYVQNGHYEKIKD
- the mnmE gene encoding tRNA uridine-5-carboxymethylaminomethyl(34) synthesis GTPase MnmE — its product is MVQTLTEFDTIAAISTPIGEGGISIVRLSGEAAVPIVNQIFKGKNLTKVPSHTINYGHIIDPETKQVIDEVMVSVMRAPKTFTREDIVEINCHGGIVVTNRILQLLLGHGARMADAGEFTKRAFMNGRIDLTQAESVMDIVRAKTDKAREVAEKQLEGGLLTKIQAMRQEILDTLANVEVNIDYPEYDADTITAKQMAGVSKSVIAKIERLLTTASEGTALRNGLATAIIGQPNVGKSSLLNYLTKSDKAIVTDVAGTTRDTLEEYVSVKGVPLKLIDTAGIRQTDNKVEKIGVERSKKALDQADLVLLLLDASHDLTPADQELIAATANKKRIIILNKTDLGQQLNKEELETTTASEVIATSILQEQNLTQLEDAIKQLFFNGIENSNDEVLVTNQRQVGLLQKAKKQLEDVIIAVNDEVPVDIVQIDLNGAWDTLGEITGESSPDELVNELFSQFCLGK